In the genome of Pseudothermotoga sp., one region contains:
- a CDS encoding branched-chain amino acid ABC transporter permease → MRKTPLLVILLVLLLLPLIVRNVNFQHVMLMTIIFAGLGEAWNIITGFAGQTSFGHAAFFGIGAYTSTVLFYKFGISPWLGMMLGAVFAGIIAFLVSYPCFRLKGHYFAVATLAVAEIIKQLFVSWDYVEGATGISIPVVPDSLWAMQFHGSKMPYILIAYGLFILTLFVSISIEHNKMGYYLKAIRESHEAAEALGIDTAKYKLLAMIVSSMLTAIFGTLYAQYILYIDPFMVFGLETSMKIVLLTVLGGLGNIYGPIVGAAILIPLSEYTRTYLGGTGKGIDLMIYGVLIMVIVIFEPRGVLGLLRIRKRRRIEYGKTVA, encoded by the coding sequence ATGAGAAAAACGCCTTTACTCGTAATTCTTTTGGTTCTATTGTTACTTCCCTTGATCGTGAGAAACGTCAACTTTCAACACGTCATGTTGATGACCATCATCTTTGCAGGCCTTGGGGAAGCTTGGAACATCATAACAGGTTTTGCGGGGCAAACCTCCTTTGGACATGCAGCCTTCTTTGGTATAGGTGCTTACACCTCAACGGTTCTCTTCTACAAGTTCGGTATCTCGCCGTGGCTTGGTATGATGCTTGGCGCTGTGTTCGCAGGCATTATAGCCTTTTTGGTAAGTTATCCATGTTTTCGATTGAAAGGTCACTACTTTGCTGTCGCCACACTTGCGGTGGCTGAGATTATAAAACAACTGTTTGTGAGCTGGGACTACGTTGAAGGTGCAACAGGCATCTCTATACCGGTTGTTCCGGACAGTTTATGGGCGATGCAGTTTCATGGATCGAAGATGCCTTACATACTGATCGCTTACGGTCTGTTCATTTTGACCTTGTTCGTTTCCATTTCGATCGAGCACAACAAGATGGGTTATTACTTGAAAGCCATAAGGGAAAGCCACGAAGCGGCGGAAGCCTTAGGCATTGACACCGCAAAGTACAAGCTGCTGGCAATGATTGTCAGCTCGATGTTGACGGCCATTTTCGGCACGTTGTACGCACAGTACATACTCTATATAGATCCATTCATGGTGTTCGGGCTTGAAACATCTATGAAGATCGTTTTACTCACCGTCTTGGGCGGACTGGGGAACATTTATGGTCCGATCGTCGGGGCAGCCATTCTGATTCCTCTCTCGGAGTACACGCGTACCTATCTCGGTGGTACTGGTAAAGGTATAGATCTGATGATCTACGGGGTACTGATAATGGTCATCGTTATCTTCGAACCGAGGGGAGTACTTGGACTTCTGAGAATTCGCAAAAGAAGGAGGATCGAATATGGCAAAACCGTTGCTTGA
- the cutA gene encoding divalent-cation tolerance protein CutA: MVLIYTTFPTKEDCVNVCKRLLEERKIACFNIFQIQSGYWWQGRIVEDQEWAAILKTDKFKEDEVFEVLKKSHPYTTPAIISIEAKNVDRDYLSWLIGTISNQQS, translated from the coding sequence ATGGTTTTGATCTACACCACCTTTCCAACGAAGGAAGATTGTGTGAACGTATGCAAGCGGCTCCTCGAAGAAAGGAAGATCGCTTGTTTCAACATCTTTCAAATTCAATCTGGTTACTGGTGGCAAGGTAGAATCGTTGAAGATCAGGAATGGGCTGCCATTCTGAAAACGGACAAGTTCAAAGAAGATGAGGTTTTCGAAGTGTTGAAAAAATCTCATCCTTACACTACACCAGCCATCATCTCGATAGAAGCAAAGAATGTGGACAGAGATTATCTCAGTTGGTTGATTGGAACGATATCAAACCAGCAAAGCTAA
- a CDS encoding ABC transporter ATP-binding protein yields MAKPLLEVRGITMKFGSLVANDNVSFVVKEGEIVSLIGPNGAGKTTLFNCISGFYKPFSGQVFFDGKDITGKPSHEITMMGLTRTFQIVKPLKDMTVRDNVLTGAFLRSSNKKEAQKIAEEVLHLTHLWDKRDMFAGNLTIADKKRLEIARVLATKPRMIMLDEAMAGLNQSEIKEAMDLCVKLNRSGITLLIVEHIMEAIMPISNRVVVLSAGKKIAEGKPVEIINNEEVIKAYLGERYYAKSKKLDRRL; encoded by the coding sequence ATGGCAAAACCGTTGCTTGAAGTGCGGGGAATTACGATGAAATTTGGTAGCCTCGTGGCGAACGATAACGTTTCGTTCGTTGTGAAAGAAGGCGAGATCGTCAGTCTCATAGGTCCAAACGGTGCGGGCAAAACCACACTCTTCAATTGCATAAGTGGATTTTATAAACCTTTCAGTGGGCAGGTGTTTTTTGACGGAAAGGACATAACGGGTAAACCCTCACACGAAATAACCATGATGGGTTTGACGAGAACCTTCCAGATCGTCAAACCTTTGAAGGATATGACCGTCAGAGACAACGTGTTAACTGGTGCCTTTTTGAGATCCTCCAATAAAAAGGAAGCTCAGAAGATAGCAGAAGAAGTACTTCATTTGACACACTTGTGGGACAAACGTGACATGTTCGCTGGAAATTTGACGATCGCTGATAAAAAGAGGCTTGAGATAGCACGAGTCTTAGCAACCAAGCCGAGAATGATCATGCTTGACGAGGCAATGGCTGGCTTGAATCAGTCAGAGATAAAGGAAGCGATGGATCTATGTGTGAAGCTCAACAGATCCGGCATAACGCTCTTAATCGTTGAGCACATCATGGAGGCGATCATGCCAATATCCAACAGGGTTGTCGTTCTGAGTGCAGGCAAGAAAATCGCTGAAGGCAAGCCAGTTGAGATCATCAACAACGAGGAAGTCATCAAAGCTTATCTGGGGGAGAGGTACTATGCTAAGAGTAAAAAACTTGACCGCAGGTTATGA
- a CDS encoding branched-chain amino acid ABC transporter permease, which yields MFLNRLILGLSTGAFYSLTAIGIVLIFKVTGLMNFAYGNMAMFMAYLTYTFVAMGFGSWAALILVIPISSLFGYMVERFTLRPLKRFSHGSMLIVTFGLLMILEGLATQIWGTQYKSIPELIVGRPFVLRGNFGIVVLRRQDLLLFTILLGVSVMIFLLLRFTKAGIAMRAVSENERAAQLMGINPGRVVSWSWMVGTAVGTVVAVLGAPKTYVSPTMMIYYQLQGFTAAVLGGFDSLLGAVCGGLTLGVIENLIGGYISNELKTTLSLGIIVAILLIRPQGLFGSEEIRRV from the coding sequence GTGTTTCTGAATAGGTTGATTCTCGGTCTTTCCACTGGTGCTTTTTATTCCTTGACAGCCATAGGTATAGTACTCATATTCAAAGTTACAGGTCTGATGAACTTTGCCTACGGGAACATGGCGATGTTCATGGCGTATTTGACTTATACTTTCGTTGCCATGGGCTTTGGTTCTTGGGCTGCATTGATTCTCGTGATACCTATAAGTTCTCTCTTTGGTTACATGGTGGAACGTTTCACGTTGAGACCCTTGAAGAGGTTCTCACACGGCTCGATGTTGATAGTGACCTTCGGATTACTGATGATTTTAGAAGGACTCGCAACCCAGATATGGGGGACACAATACAAATCCATCCCAGAATTGATAGTGGGAAGACCGTTCGTACTGAGAGGCAACTTTGGGATAGTTGTGCTCAGAAGACAGGATCTTTTGCTCTTCACGATTTTGTTGGGTGTATCTGTAATGATCTTTCTACTTCTCAGATTCACGAAAGCTGGGATAGCCATGCGTGCTGTTTCCGAAAACGAGAGGGCAGCTCAACTGATGGGTATCAATCCAGGCAGGGTTGTATCTTGGTCTTGGATGGTTGGCACTGCGGTGGGAACGGTGGTTGCGGTACTCGGAGCACCAAAGACTTACGTTTCTCCAACGATGATGATCTATTATCAACTTCAAGGTTTCACTGCTGCGGTACTCGGAGGTTTCGACAGCCTCCTTGGAGCTGTGTGTGGTGGATTGACTTTGGGTGTCATAGAGAACCTGATAGGTGGTTATATAAGCAACGAACTGAAAACGACCTTGTCACTGGGCATAATCGTCGCCATATTGCTCATTAGACCCCAAGGGTTGTTCGGGAGCGAAGAGATCAGGAGAGTGTAA
- a CDS encoding ABC transporter ATP-binding protein, with translation MALLEINSLTVKFGGLVAVDHFSMAVEQGEIHSLIGPNGAGKTTVFNAITRVVKIDSGTIKLDGKELIHTSPHQIISMGVARTFQNVAVFKYMTVLENFYVGYHCRIEGGLLNDLFSSKKKLIRNYEMYKKALHVADFLGLKSRLLSYAGTIPFFHQKLVEIGRALMSEPKLILLDEPAAGLNETETQQMMLIIRRMRDEMGVTVLLIEHDMRLVMDVSDIVTVMDFGKKISEGRPEVVRKDPRVIKAYLGEMEDA, from the coding sequence TTGGCTCTGTTAGAGATAAATTCACTGACTGTAAAGTTTGGTGGACTCGTTGCTGTGGATCATTTTTCCATGGCTGTGGAACAAGGCGAGATTCACTCTCTGATAGGTCCCAACGGGGCTGGAAAGACAACGGTTTTCAACGCGATAACTCGTGTAGTCAAGATTGATTCAGGCACCATAAAGCTCGACGGTAAAGAATTGATCCATACCAGTCCACACCAGATCATCTCCATGGGCGTGGCGAGGACTTTTCAAAATGTTGCTGTGTTCAAGTATATGACGGTACTAGAGAATTTCTATGTTGGTTATCACTGCAGAATCGAAGGAGGTTTATTGAACGATCTGTTTTCGAGTAAGAAAAAATTGATTCGAAACTATGAGATGTACAAAAAAGCACTCCATGTGGCAGACTTTTTGGGTTTGAAAAGCAGACTTTTGAGTTATGCTGGAACGATACCTTTCTTTCATCAAAAGCTCGTTGAGATAGGACGCGCGCTCATGTCTGAGCCGAAGTTGATCCTTCTGGACGAACCAGCTGCAGGTTTGAATGAAACCGAGACTCAACAGATGATGTTGATCATTCGACGCATGAGGGATGAGATGGGTGTAACCGTTTTGCTGATAGAACACGACATGCGATTGGTGATGGATGTGTCGGACATAGTGACGGTCATGGACTTTGGTAAGAAGATCAGCGAGGGGCGACCAGAGGTAGTTAGAAAGGATCCGCGGGTCATCAAAGCTTATCTGGGAGAGATGGAGGATGCTTGA
- a CDS encoding ketoacyl-ACP synthase III, whose protein sequence is MKHARIVSSGRYVPSKIMTNEQFENLVHFKIDPYFSEQIGIKHRHLSNDEETPTFMAAEAAKRALERINMKPEEIDLIIVGTDTPEAISPPDAPRVQYLIGAHKAEPLAFNVNASCANGALLLDIAARYIAMGDYKNVLVIGVYAMTKFLNWKYSWEALFSDGAGALILTASEQPGYLGSVARSDGSWWYNWGIYMGAGTMNIQGFERGLHKLDLRAAYPATVNEEGWPMLLNKLMEKCGFSKDEIGMIFFTQVRKKTIQKVMETIGLPEEKAYMIMHKYGYTGSACVYMAYDDAYDEGKLNDLEGKIIIFLTSGVGYQQVAVAFRV, encoded by the coding sequence ATGAAACATGCAAGGATCGTTTCTTCTGGTCGTTATGTTCCAAGCAAAATCATGACCAACGAACAATTTGAAAATCTTGTTCATTTCAAGATCGATCCTTACTTTTCAGAGCAAATCGGGATAAAGCATCGGCACCTTTCAAACGATGAAGAAACTCCCACGTTCATGGCAGCAGAAGCAGCGAAGAGAGCCCTTGAGAGGATCAACATGAAACCAGAAGAGATAGACTTGATCATCGTCGGCACAGACACACCCGAAGCCATATCTCCTCCAGATGCGCCGAGGGTTCAATACCTCATCGGTGCGCATAAAGCAGAACCTCTTGCGTTCAATGTGAATGCTTCTTGTGCCAATGGAGCTCTGCTTTTGGATATCGCCGCACGTTACATAGCCATGGGTGATTACAAAAATGTTCTTGTGATAGGTGTCTACGCTATGACTAAGTTTTTGAACTGGAAGTATTCATGGGAAGCACTATTTTCAGATGGCGCCGGTGCTCTCATTTTAACTGCATCTGAGCAACCAGGCTATCTTGGTAGTGTCGCTCGGAGCGATGGTAGTTGGTGGTACAACTGGGGTATTTACATGGGAGCAGGGACGATGAACATTCAAGGTTTTGAAAGAGGGCTACATAAGCTCGATTTGAGAGCAGCTTATCCAGCCACGGTCAACGAGGAAGGTTGGCCCATGTTGCTCAACAAGTTGATGGAGAAATGTGGTTTTTCAAAGGACGAAATTGGAATGATCTTTTTCACCCAGGTGAGAAAGAAGACGATACAAAAGGTCATGGAAACCATAGGACTTCCAGAGGAGAAAGCGTACATGATCATGCACAAGTACGGTTACACTGGTTCAGCTTGTGTCTACATGGCTTATGACGATGCTTACGATGAAGGGAAATTGAACGACCTTGAAGGTAAGATCATCATCTTTCTCACCTCGGGGGTGGGATACCAACAAGTGGCTGTTGCCTTCAGAGTGTGA
- a CDS encoding alpha/beta fold hydrolase, with protein sequence MKWLLLLALILIPILPKISGFVLTLLSLTMIYSIATMGLNLIMGYAGQISIGHAAFMSVGAYTSAILVQKFSVPIPLSLIAATFLGGITGILLGFPALRLKGFYLAIVTMGFVVAVEQLFGAWSELTGGHIGMRNIKLFGTDRVSYYVVLFFLVLCFYVLRSIVKGKTGKALAAIRENELVARVFGVNLTYHKVIAFSVGSAFAALAGALYAHTIGYIAPSLFGLGKSLDLLAMVVIGGLALEIGPFFGAALYTILPFFFSRTRFSLSIIFGSILILTVLFMPRGIAYHVTNFWLKWGELPLVWFKRKRGKPEGKFIETSIGKIHYVEAGEGVPIVCIHGNFGSFRWFKPILGKIEGFRTIALDLPNFGFSDWCNPSIDTYAKAVEEFSEKLNLKQVVLMAHSLGGAVAMKLALRRPDLLKGLILIDPCPVDGLQTPSENLPYLELYKRNRSMVRKSLYGLLSSVRDRKFVEKLVDDALKMNPNAVYAHAEELAKFDLTRELEQYRVKTMVLWGDMDPLLTREQMEKTSRALNAELIIIQNAGHTPFVESTGLFLKKVHNFLKEV encoded by the coding sequence ATGAAATGGTTGTTGCTGTTAGCTTTGATTTTGATCCCCATTTTACCTAAGATCAGTGGTTTTGTACTCACACTTCTGAGCTTGACCATGATTTACTCCATCGCAACTATGGGATTGAACTTGATCATGGGTTATGCTGGTCAAATTTCCATAGGTCACGCGGCTTTCATGAGTGTTGGCGCGTACACATCGGCGATCTTGGTACAAAAATTTTCTGTTCCCATACCGCTATCCTTGATCGCAGCAACTTTCCTTGGTGGAATCACAGGCATTCTTCTAGGTTTTCCTGCGCTCAGATTGAAAGGATTCTACCTCGCGATAGTGACGATGGGGTTCGTTGTCGCAGTGGAACAACTCTTTGGTGCTTGGTCAGAGTTGACGGGTGGACATATAGGAATGAGGAACATAAAGCTGTTTGGGACTGACAGGGTGAGTTACTATGTCGTCCTGTTCTTCTTGGTCCTATGTTTTTACGTGTTGAGATCGATCGTCAAGGGTAAAACAGGTAAAGCACTGGCGGCAATAAGGGAGAACGAATTGGTTGCGAGAGTGTTTGGTGTGAATCTGACTTATCACAAAGTAATCGCCTTCAGTGTTGGCTCGGCTTTCGCGGCACTCGCTGGAGCACTGTACGCGCACACGATAGGTTACATAGCACCAAGCCTCTTTGGACTCGGAAAATCTTTGGATCTGTTAGCGATGGTTGTTATCGGTGGACTTGCTTTAGAAATAGGACCTTTCTTTGGTGCGGCGTTGTACACAATCCTGCCATTCTTTTTCAGCAGGACACGTTTTTCACTCTCCATAATTTTTGGTTCTATATTGATACTGACCGTGCTGTTCATGCCACGGGGAATAGCTTACCATGTCACCAATTTCTGGCTCAAATGGGGAGAACTCCCTCTAGTTTGGTTCAAGAGAAAACGTGGAAAACCCGAAGGTAAGTTCATCGAAACTTCAATTGGGAAAATTCACTACGTTGAGGCAGGCGAAGGAGTCCCGATCGTGTGCATCCACGGGAACTTTGGTTCTTTCAGATGGTTCAAACCGATCTTAGGAAAGATCGAAGGGTTCAGAACGATTGCGTTGGATTTACCCAACTTTGGTTTTTCAGATTGGTGTAATCCAAGCATCGATACATACGCAAAAGCAGTAGAAGAATTCTCAGAAAAGCTAAATTTGAAGCAGGTTGTACTGATGGCACACTCTCTTGGTGGAGCTGTAGCGATGAAATTAGCTTTAAGAAGACCTGATTTGTTGAAAGGTTTGATTTTGATCGACCCATGTCCCGTGGATGGATTACAAACACCGAGTGAGAATTTGCCATACCTTGAGCTTTACAAAAGAAACAGATCGATGGTGAGAAAGTCACTTTACGGTTTACTGAGTTCTGTGAGGGATAGAAAATTCGTCGAGAAACTCGTGGATGATGCTTTGAAGATGAATCCAAACGCTGTGTACGCACATGCAGAAGAGCTTGCCAAGTTCGATTTGACCAGAGAACTTGAGCAATATCGAGTTAAAACGATGGTTCTTTGGGGTGATATGGATCCACTTTTGACACGCGAACAAATGGAGAAAACCTCTCGAGCTTTGAACGCCGAGTTAATAATCATTCAGAACGCGGGTCATACACCATTCGTTGAATCAACAGGGTTGTTCTTGAAAAAGGTCCATAATTTTCTGAAGGAGGTTTGA
- a CDS encoding ABC transporter substrate-binding protein yields the protein MKKLLVVSFVLAVILTFAEVGVYPDKIVVGTFQALSGPYAVIGQEMSKGLLAYFNWINKNNGVYGRKIELLIADDQLNPTRTVVEVKRLVESDKVFAIVGGLGTYGCLAVMDYLEQNKVPFVYQGAGTSLLVVPPKRYIFGVQPDYTLEGQLIARFLVENLKKRKIGVIYMANDVGKEGLAAVKMRLEKYGMKPAIEIAYNPLETDYSALAVDVLKVSPDAIVIYGFLTDTVRWIKTLRDYGVDAAIVTTYANADPSFINLAGKYAEGVYLTGWVPLATPDRPEFLRDYQRAVAIFQESYPNQIMSSYAVAGFIAAEVFVQGLLRAGPDLSREKLVEALETFKNWNGILAKDITWGPGLRRGKSTMYFMKIEKGAFTAVTDLIGL from the coding sequence GTGAAGAAACTGCTGGTTGTATCGTTCGTTTTAGCCGTGATCTTGACCTTTGCTGAGGTCGGAGTTTATCCAGACAAAATCGTAGTTGGAACTTTCCAAGCGCTTTCTGGACCTTACGCGGTCATAGGTCAAGAGATGTCCAAAGGCTTGCTCGCTTACTTCAACTGGATCAACAAGAACAACGGTGTTTACGGCAGGAAGATCGAATTGCTCATCGCGGATGATCAACTCAACCCAACCAGGACTGTCGTTGAAGTGAAGAGACTGGTTGAATCTGACAAAGTTTTTGCAATCGTTGGCGGTCTTGGTACTTATGGGTGCCTAGCCGTCATGGATTATCTGGAACAGAACAAAGTACCGTTTGTCTACCAAGGTGCGGGTACAAGCTTGTTGGTCGTACCACCGAAGAGATACATCTTTGGAGTGCAGCCAGACTACACTTTGGAAGGTCAGCTCATCGCCAGATTCTTGGTCGAAAATTTGAAGAAGAGAAAGATCGGAGTCATTTACATGGCGAACGATGTCGGTAAAGAAGGTCTAGCTGCAGTGAAAATGAGACTCGAAAAATATGGTATGAAGCCAGCCATCGAAATCGCTTACAATCCACTTGAAACGGATTACAGTGCGCTCGCAGTCGACGTGTTGAAAGTCTCACCGGATGCCATTGTGATATACGGCTTCTTGACGGACACTGTGAGATGGATCAAAACTTTAAGAGACTACGGTGTAGACGCTGCCATCGTGACCACCTATGCGAACGCAGATCCAAGCTTCATAAACTTGGCTGGCAAGTACGCCGAGGGCGTTTATCTCACAGGATGGGTCCCGTTGGCAACACCAGATAGACCTGAGTTCTTGAGAGATTATCAAAGGGCTGTGGCCATATTCCAGGAAAGTTATCCCAACCAGATCATGTCTTCTTACGCTGTGGCCGGATTCATTGCAGCTGAAGTGTTCGTACAGGGTCTGCTAAGGGCTGGACCAGACCTATCCAGAGAGAAACTTGTTGAAGCCTTAGAGACCTTCAAGAATTGGAACGGTATCTTAGCGAAGGATATCACGTGGGGACCTGGTTTGAGACGTGGAAAATCAACGATGTATTTCATGAAGATCGAAAAAGGTGCTTTCACAGCAGTGACAGATCTCATAGGACTTTGA
- a CDS encoding alpha/beta hydrolase, translating into MFQTSDGVLIDYEFHPAEGEVVTLLNGIFMNCHSWDFLLKDLKGRYSVLTHNFRCQWTSSNGDCSFEKHVQDLKELCDHLNIDKLHLVGTSYGAEVGMHFAIKYPQMVKSLVVITATARVTPYIRNLALRWKAGAETKDPIKFVLSWLNDVYSEKFIDEHPDLLSNIVTRMSGFNYEGAIMLLDSFLQMEHDPLVEKLSKIDCPTLVIVAEYDRVKPPHFSYEIASQVKGSKLVCIPDTGHAIVVEKPWIVSYLVRSHLALLV; encoded by the coding sequence ATGTTCCAAACCTCCGATGGCGTTTTGATAGATTACGAGTTTCATCCCGCTGAAGGCGAAGTAGTAACACTGTTGAACGGTATTTTCATGAACTGTCACAGCTGGGATTTTCTTCTGAAAGATCTGAAGGGACGCTATTCAGTACTCACACACAACTTCAGATGTCAATGGACCTCTTCGAATGGGGATTGTTCGTTTGAAAAACACGTTCAAGATTTGAAGGAACTATGTGATCATTTAAACATAGACAAGTTGCATTTGGTCGGCACATCCTACGGTGCAGAAGTTGGGATGCACTTCGCCATCAAATATCCACAGATGGTGAAAAGTCTTGTAGTAATCACGGCCACAGCACGCGTGACTCCTTACATTCGAAACCTCGCGTTGAGATGGAAAGCAGGTGCCGAGACGAAAGATCCCATCAAGTTCGTGCTGAGTTGGTTGAACGATGTCTACAGTGAAAAGTTCATAGATGAACATCCAGATCTGTTGAGCAACATCGTGACCAGGATGAGTGGTTTCAACTACGAAGGTGCCATCATGTTATTAGATTCCTTCTTACAGATGGAACACGATCCTCTCGTTGAGAAGCTCTCGAAGATAGATTGCCCAACACTCGTTATAGTTGCCGAGTACGATCGAGTGAAACCTCCACACTTTTCATACGAGATCGCTTCCCAAGTCAAAGGCTCCAAATTGGTGTGTATACCAGATACTGGGCACGCCATCGTGGTGGAAAAACCGTGGATCGTCTCGTATCTTGTAAGGTCACACTTAGCTTTGCTGGTTTGA
- a CDS encoding ABC transporter ATP-binding protein, translated as MLEIRNVTVTYGPVIAVKNVSLRVDKGSITVILGANGSGKSSLLQAIVGLNRIASGQIIFEGERIDKLQAHEVVKRGLVLCPDSRMIFHRMSVFENLQAGAYLRKDDFSSDLEFIFKLFPRLKERLKQKAGTLSGGERQMLAIARALMAKPKLLMLDEPSTGLAPNLVTEIMKVIKQINEAGVTILLVEQSAYAALKISNYGYVLQTGRIVLEGPSERLLKDSFVIESYLGGKMGVSE; from the coding sequence ATGCTTGAGATCAGAAACGTAACTGTCACCTACGGCCCAGTCATCGCCGTGAAGAACGTCTCACTTCGGGTAGATAAAGGCTCCATCACAGTGATACTCGGTGCCAACGGTTCGGGTAAATCGTCACTTCTGCAAGCCATTGTGGGTTTGAACAGAATCGCCTCTGGTCAGATAATCTTCGAAGGAGAGAGGATAGATAAATTGCAAGCACACGAGGTAGTCAAACGTGGATTGGTTCTTTGTCCTGACAGTAGGATGATCTTTCATAGGATGAGCGTTTTTGAAAACTTACAAGCAGGTGCATACCTGAGGAAAGATGATTTTTCCAGCGATTTAGAGTTCATTTTTAAACTTTTCCCCAGATTGAAAGAACGTCTGAAACAAAAAGCTGGCACGCTTTCAGGTGGAGAAAGACAGATGCTCGCGATAGCGAGAGCACTCATGGCAAAACCAAAACTACTCATGCTCGACGAACCTTCCACAGGTTTAGCACCGAATTTGGTCACCGAGATCATGAAAGTGATCAAGCAAATAAATGAAGCTGGTGTGACGATCCTTTTGGTTGAACAGAGTGCTTATGCTGCTTTGAAGATTTCCAACTATGGCTATGTTTTACAAACGGGAAGGATAGTTCTCGAGGGTCCTTCTGAGCGATTGTTGAAGGACAGTTTCGTGATCGAAAGCTATTTAGGAGGGAAAATGGGTGTTTCTGAATAG
- a CDS encoding ABC transporter ATP-binding protein produces the protein MLRVKNLTAGYDGIAVVFDVSISVGEGEFVAIVGSNGAGKSTVLRTISGLLKPITGEIEFLGKPIHRFTAHEIVRLGIAHVPEGRHVFGKMSVKDNLLMGAYTLNDRVKISRLLKEVFDLFPRLKERENQKAETLSGGEQQMLAIGRALMADPKLILVDEMSLGLMPIMVDKVLDALKQINKEKRVAILLVEQKVQEALEIADRGYVLQTGRIIAHGSGKELLESELVKKAYLGM, from the coding sequence ATGCTAAGAGTAAAAAACTTGACCGCAGGTTATGACGGGATAGCCGTAGTCTTCGATGTTTCTATATCGGTCGGCGAAGGTGAATTCGTTGCAATCGTGGGCTCTAATGGTGCTGGTAAGTCAACCGTTCTGAGGACGATCTCTGGCTTGTTGAAACCCATAACCGGTGAGATAGAGTTTCTGGGTAAACCCATACACAGATTCACTGCACACGAAATAGTGCGCTTAGGGATAGCACACGTGCCTGAAGGCCGACATGTATTCGGTAAAATGTCCGTGAAGGACAATCTCTTGATGGGTGCCTACACGCTGAACGATCGTGTCAAGATCAGCAGACTACTGAAAGAAGTTTTTGATCTGTTTCCAAGGCTGAAGGAGCGTGAAAATCAGAAAGCCGAGACTCTGTCTGGTGGAGAGCAACAAATGCTCGCCATAGGTAGAGCGTTGATGGCCGATCCTAAGCTCATACTCGTTGATGAAATGTCACTCGGTTTGATGCCGATCATGGTAGACAAAGTTCTAGATGCACTGAAACAAATAAATAAAGAAAAACGCGTTGCCATTTTGCTGGTCGAACAAAAAGTTCAAGAAGCTTTAGAAATAGCTGATAGAGGTTACGTGCTTCAAACCGGTAGGATAATTGCGCATGGATCTGGGAAAGAGTTGCTCGAGAGTGAGCTGGTCAAAAAAGCTTATTTGGGCATGTGA
- a CDS encoding branched-chain amino acid ABC transporter permease: MLGQLIVTGVLVGSVYSLVAVGLTLIWGLMDIINFAHGDFMMMSMYIVFWLYALLKWDPLISLPIAAIVTALIAILSYRLVIKRVVNAPGLMALLATFGLSLFIRNLAQFLWSPNYRFVGESILSGKRFIIFNVVIGLPQLVAAFGSIVMTLAVAMFIKKTKFGKAIQATAQSKDVAELMGVDTEKVYMFTFALSGVCVGVAGTLLSGIFPVYPESGAMYGLLAFVIVALGGFGNIWGAFYAGIMIGLAETIGGFYLGTQFKYAIAFLIYLLVLQFRPKGLFGW; encoded by the coding sequence ATGCTCGGTCAACTTATCGTTACTGGTGTACTCGTTGGCAGTGTTTACTCGCTTGTGGCAGTTGGCTTGACATTGATCTGGGGTTTGATGGACATAATCAATTTTGCACACGGGGATTTCATGATGATGTCCATGTACATTGTTTTCTGGCTCTATGCTCTTTTGAAGTGGGATCCATTGATTTCATTACCCATTGCAGCGATCGTTACTGCATTGATAGCAATTCTTTCCTATAGACTCGTTATAAAACGCGTTGTGAATGCACCTGGGCTCATGGCTTTACTTGCAACTTTTGGTTTGAGTTTGTTCATCAGAAACTTGGCCCAATTCTTATGGAGCCCAAACTACAGATTCGTTGGTGAATCGATCTTGTCTGGGAAAAGGTTCATCATCTTCAATGTGGTCATCGGCTTGCCACAGCTCGTCGCGGCGTTCGGCAGTATCGTCATGACGCTCGCCGTGGCGATGTTCATAAAAAAGACTAAATTTGGAAAAGCGATTCAGGCAACCGCGCAGAGTAAAGATGTAGCGGAATTGATGGGTGTTGACACCGAGAAGGTGTACATGTTTACCTTCGCACTGTCCGGTGTTTGCGTGGGTGTGGCCGGTACGCTCCTTTCTGGCATATTTCCGGTCTATCCAGAATCCGGCGCGATGTACGGGCTTCTGGCGTTCGTGATAGTGGCACTCGGTGGTTTTGGAAACATATGGGGCGCCTTTTACGCAGGTATCATGATCGGCCTTGCTGAAACGATAGGAGGTTTTTACCTTGGCACGCAGTTCAAGTATGCAATAGCTTTTCTGATTTATCTGCTCGTTCTTCAGTTCAGACCCAAAGGTCTTTTCGGGTGGTGA